Sequence from the Maribellus comscasis genome:
TCCTTTGTTGATTTCCATATCCCCCTGACCGCTTTCAATTCCTTCATAAGACTTCGTTATATTAATGTCGCCATCGTTGATAACTAAATCGTAATCTGAATGAATTCCGTCGTCACCTGACGAAATCTCATATGTTCCACTATTTATGGTAATGGTTTGGTTTGAGTGAATGGCGTCGTCGGCACAGTTTAGCGAAAAAATACCATCGTCGATAATAATATTTACTCCGGCTTTCAGCCCTTTTGAGGAAGTACTTTCGTAATAAGAGGAAGTACTTCCACTTGTTGTTAATTCAATTTCAGCATATTCAATCATTAAATCGGTCTCAGCTGAAACAGCATCTCCTTTGGCTGAAATATCAAAAGTTCCATCGTAAATTTCAATATATCCTTTGGAGTCGTCGCTGTCATTATCCGATTTTAATCCATCACCATCAGATTCAACTGTAAAATTTCCATTTTTTATAATGATATAGTCTTTCCCGCGGATGCCATCGTCAACAGCAGTAACGGAAATGTTTCCGCTGGCAATAATTAGTCCGTCCTTGCTTGTAATACCGTCGTTAAAATTGGCGTCAACAACAAGTGTTCCTTCACCAAAAATTGTGAGGTCCGATTTACTAAAGATTGCAGCGTTGGGTTCTTCATCTTCTTCATCGTCATAATTGTAAGAACTCCCGTCGGTTAACTTGTTGGTGGTGTTTTCGTTTAAAGCAATCAGTACTTTTTCAGCGCTTTTAATATAGATTGGAGCACTGTTTGAGCAACTAATATCAACACCGTCCAGAATTAAACGAACAATTTCTTCGTCTTCTGTATTCACTATAATTTGTCCGTTGGAAAGCGTTCCCGAGAAACTGTAATTTCCCGCGGCGCCAATAACTATGTTTCCCGATTCAATAGTCACATCATCTGAACTTTCAGTGGCAGAACTTCCATTCAGACTAATTTGAGTTACACTGTTGCTGTCCCACGTATAGTCAGCAGTATCATCGTGATCACCTGCGTTATTGGTAACAGCTTCTTCAATCGTCTCTTCATTTACAACATCTTGCTGCTCTTCCTCTTCAGTTCCTGTTCCCGGAGTTAAACCCTCGCAAGAAGCAAATAGAACAGTTACCACTGCCCAGGCATAAAAAAACCATTTTTTCATATTCTTAAATGTTTCAGTTTTTACTCTCATAATTTTTACAACTTTGAGTACATTTCCTGTAATGCATATTTTTTTGAATCATTGGATATTATCTTAATATCGCCATTCAAAATATTACAGGTTTCGTAAAAAATTAAGTAAAGTCTTTTGTTCCCTTTGAAATTTTATTCTGATTGTTAACCAGTGATTTCAAAAGCTATTACAGGCAGAAAAGAGATATCCCTACTTTTTGATAAAAAAAACTGAAAATCAATACATTTTGGAGTAACCTGAATATTTTCAGAACATTGACAAGGGCGGCATGTTTATTTAGTATCGGTTAGGAAAGCAAATTTTTATGGAGAAAAAATATACAAATGCTCTTATACATTCCAGTTCGCCTTATTTGTTGCAGCACGCGCATAATCCGGTGAATTGGCAGCCTTGGAGCGATAAAATAACAGAACAGGCACAAAAAGAAGATAAGCTTATTCTGGTCAGTATTGGGTATGCCGCGTGTCATTGGTGTCATGTGATGGAACACGAGAGTTTTGAAGATGAGCGTGTAGCAGAGGTGATGAACGATAATTTTATTTGTGTAAAGGTTGATCGTGAAGAGCGCCCGGATGTAGATCATTATTACATGACAGCGGTGCAACTTATGCAACGGCAGGGAGGCTGGCCTTTAAATGTAATTGCACTTCCGGACGGGCGTCCGGTATGGGGGGGTACTTATTTCCCGCGCGAAACATGGATGAGTGATATTTTGGCGGTTGCAGGTTTTTACCGAAAAAACAGGGAACAAACAATAGAATACGCAGAAAATCTTCAAAAGGGAATAGAACAGGTTTCGGTTATAGAAGAAAAAGAAAATATTTTGCCGGGAAATTCTAAAATGATTGAAAGTGTGGTAGGAGAGTGGAGCAAAAGATTTGATTTGGAACATGGCGGACGAACAGGTGCTCCCAAATTCCCGATGCCTGTAACCCTTGAATTTTTACTGCATTTCGGATGTGTAAAAAATGATAAGTCAGTTCTGGACTATCTAAAACTTACCCTTGAAAAAATGGCACGCGGAGGGATCTATGACCAGGCAGGTGGTGGTTTTGCACGTTATTCGGTTGACGAGTTTTGGAAGGTTCCGCACTTTGAAAAAATGTTGTACGACAACGGACAACTGTTAAGTATTTATTCAAAAGGTTATCAGTTATTTAAAAACGACGAGTTTAAATTGGTGGTAAAAGAAACAATTGATTTTATTGAACGTGAACTGACAGATGAGTCGGGGGCTTTTTACTCGTCTCTTGATGCCGACAGTGAAGGAGAGGAAGGAAAATTTTATGTATGGAATGCAAAGGAACTGGAAAAAATTATTGGCGATGATTTCAAGTTGTTTTCAAAATATTTTAATGTAAACACCAAAGGTTTCTGGGAACAGGGAAACAACATTTTATTACGCGATGGTTCTGATCCTGAATTTGTTTTTAAAAATGGCATATCGGAAAGCGGACTTCAACAAAAAAAGAAAGTTTGGAAAGATAAGCTGATGAATGCCCGCCGGAAGAGAGCTCGCCCGGGACTTGACGATAAAACATTAAGCTCGTGGAACGCTCTGGTAATCCAGGGACTGCTGGATGCCTACAAAGCTTTTTCTGAAAGACGTTATTTGGAACTGGCCCTTAAAAATGCAACGTTTTTGCAAAATAATATTTTGACACAGGACGGGAAATTATTTCATGTCTGGAAAAAAGGGCAAAAGTCGGTTGCTGGATTTCTGGAAGATTATGCATTATTGATTCAGGCTTTTCTTACGTTATTTGAGGTAACCAGCGACGAAAAGTGGTTGAAATTAAGCCAAATGTTGGTTGAAATCACATTTCAACACTTTTTTGATGAAAAGAATGAAATGTTTTTCTTTTCAGAAAAGGACGCAGATTCGACTATTACAAATCATTTTCAAACGGAAGATAATGTTATTCCCGCGGCTAATTCGATTATGGCAAATAATCTATACAAGTTGTATTTATTTCTTGGTAAACCGGAATATCTGAATATTGTTAAAAAGATGGTTCAAACTGTTGTTTCCAATTTTCGCAACTACCCGATGGCGTATGCTAACTGGGGAACTTTAATGCTTAGAATTTATGAGCCTCATTTTGAGCTTGTGGTTTGCGGGCCAAATTCTGAGGCTTTGTTGAAAGAGATTCAAAAAGACTTCAATCCAAATATGATTGGTTTATTTTCAGCCAAAGAGAGTGAGGTAGCGATTTTTAGTAAGCGGTTTAAAAATGGGGAAGACCTGATTTATGTTTGTAAGGCCGGAGTTTGTGAATTACCTGTGAAATCTGTTGTAGAGGCTAAAAAGTTACTGGAAACACACAAATGAAAAAGGTAGAGTTTTTAGTTGTAGGACAAGGCTTAGCCGGTACAATGCTTGCCTTTGAGATGTTAAAAAAAAGTTTAAGTTTTCACATTGTTTCTTCGCCTGAAAAGAGGAAAGCCTCGTTGGTTGCAGCGGGAATGGTAAATCCGTTGGTTTTTAAACGCCTTACAAAAAGTTGGCTGGCGGATAAACTGGTTCCGGTAATGAAAGAAAGATATCAAAACCTTGAGAATGTGCTGGGAGAGCGTCTCTTTTTTGAAAAAGATATTCTAAAACCTTTGTCGGCACAGGAAAAACAACTTTGGCAGGAAAGAAAATTTTTGCCTGAGTTTTCAAGCTTTATTAGGGAAATAACGAATGAGGCACCAGTGGAAAATATTTCTGATGCTGCCGGTTTTGGAATTGTTACTCATTCGGGGTATTTAAATTTGGTGAAATTTTTAAAATTGTCGGAAGACTATTTTCGGTCTGAAAGCCTGTTGACGGAAATAGACTTTTTGTTTCAAAAGTTTGAACCTCAATGTTCAAATTTTGAGGTTGGAGGAATTGTGGCCGAAAAGATTGTATTCTGCGAGGGGGCACATCTTAGGCAAAATCCATTCTTTGATTTTGTAAAGCTAAAACCTGTAAAAGGAGAAGTGCTGCAAATTTTTGCTCCGGAACTTTCAGAAAAATATATTTTAAATAAAGGAGTATTTGTATTGCCGGTTGGTCATCATCGTTTTAAAGTTGGTTCAACATATGAGTGGCAGGATTTGACTGAAAAGCCAACCAAAGAGGGCAAAAAATCGATTGCAGAACGATTGGATAATTTAGTCAGTGTTAATTATTCTATTGAAAATCACTGGGCTGGCATTCGTCCCGCAATTGCTGACAGACGGCCGGTTTTAGGTGAACATCCCAATTATAGTAAATTATTTATTTTTAACGGCCTTGGAACCAAAGGAGTGATGCTGGCACCATTCTTTGCAAAAGAAATGGTTCGGTACCTTTGTTCCGAAAACTACCAGCTATCAGAGGAGGTTCAGGTAACCAGATTTGTATGATTTTAATCTATTCGAAACTAATCGTTGGTTGAATAGGTATATTTTGCCTCGCTTAAAATCTCCGATGGAATAGTAAATCCAATATCAGTAGCGGTTTTAGTATTTAACGCGATCACGTCAGTGCTAAAATACTTTATCTCTTCTTCGTCCGGATTTGCCCCCAACAGCACAGCTGCTATTTGTTCTCCTGTACTTGATGCAAGTTTTTCATAATCAATAGAAATTGAAGCGAGTGCTCCATCTTCACAATGTTGGAAAGAGTCTCCTATTACCGGGATTTTGTCTTTGATTGCCAAACCGGTTAGTTCAGTCATACCGTCGCTTACTGTGTTGTCGGCAGCCACCAAAATAGCTTCAATATTACTGTTATTGGCCAGCGACCAGTATCCTTCGTAGACAGCATTTATTGACGGAATTCCAACTGAAGTAAAATTTAGATTATAGAATCGCATTAACGAAACTAACTGACTTTGAGCAAACGCAGAATTCGATTCATAAGGATTGTATAATCTTCCTGCATTTTTTAAATTGGGCATAATTCTTTTAACAAAAGAAAGATAATCGTTAAAGTTGGTGGCATCAGATAATCCGGTTAGATTTCCTCTTGTATCTAAAATTCCTGATGATTCGGGGTCGGTCACATAGGTGAAAATTAAAGGGATTTCTTCGGGAACATTATTTACTGCGGCTTGTGAAGCAGGTGTGGAAACGGAAAGAAAGATATCAACATCTGCATCAAGTATTTCCTGAATCAAATCAAACAAACGGGATGCATCATTGTCGGCATCTCTTTCAATGAACTGAATAAAATTGGTCTCTGACAAACCCAGCTCAGACAGTTTTTCTTTCATGCCTCCGGTGATACTGGTTGCTACTGATGATTTATTGTAATAAAGGATTCCAACCCTGGCTGAAGATTTGGTTATTTTTATTTTGTCTCCTGCATTTATGGCGTAGCGAAGACTTAAATCTCCAACATTTACAGCAAGTCTCAATTTAAGAGAGGCATCAATAAACCCAACATTTTGGCTGTTCCCGACAGAAGAATAGGTGGTTCCAAGTTTTGCAAAAAAAGTTTTTTCTCCGTTTATTTCAATTTTTAACAAATCACCAAGATCGAATTCTGACATTAAATCATTTGAAATATTGGAATGGCAATTTCCAAAATTATCAATATATAATATTTGTCCTGTAATTGTCGTTCCGTTTTTATTGGGTTGAGAAATTTGAATAGTTTCCGGGGAATTTAAAATTTCGCCAAAATTTGATAACGGCTTATCTTCTAATAAAGCCACCGTTGCAGAAGAATAGAAATCTTCAATAGACATATTTTGATAGTTCCCGCCTTCCAAAACATCGCTGTTGGTAACGGAATAAAATTCTGACAGCTCACCGTTAAGCATTAATCTTGAAGCAACACCATTGTCTGGTATCAGGTATCGTCGGCCACTGTTATCTTTACAAACCATTCGTCCACTCCCTGCACCGGGTTCAACAATCACAACAAAGTAAGTATTGTCGGGATAGCTTTTGGCCGCGACTTCAAGATGGTAGGTTGCTTCATATAAATCAAACGATTTTGTTTTTATGTAGTCGATGTAAGCGTTTTTGTATATCTGGCGAATTGAGCCCATCACATTGATAATAATATCACTGCTTTCAATATTATCTGATATCAATACTACCGAAGGTGAGTCAACAAGCTCATCTTTTGTCAGGTCGTCACTACACGACAAGGTAAACAAAAGGGACAGGGTAAAGAATAATATTTTTTTCATTTGTTTTTGGTTTTTTTGATTTAATGGTTGCTCGCTTGCCGGCAATCCTTTTTTGCTTTAAAGCGGATTTGGTTTCAATTAAAGGTTTGTTTACGGTGAGTAAAATTAGTTGTATTTCAAATAAAAAGATATAAGAATAACGCTGATTTTTAAGTAAAAGATCCTGAATAAATCAATAATCTGGTTGTGCTGAAGCAAAAAATTGTTGGAAAATTCCGGCACCAAACAAAATTATCATTTTAATCTTTTAAGTCGACAATATCGGCAGTCCTTGATTTTATATATCTCGTCAATAATCGGGAAGCTTACATAAAAAAAGCAATCCCGGCGTCCATTCCGGGATTGCTAACTAACTTTTCTTATTATTAAAATCCGTTTTTGTAATAAAAAAGATAGGGTTTGTAATGATTCAAAGATAGGATGTCTTTTTATTCCAACAATAAATCCGAAACTGAATCGAATGGTAAAAAAGACTGATTTTGAAGTTCAAAAAAACCTACGCGTTTTTATATATATAGTTTTTGATGTTTTAATTCATCAGCTTCATTTGGAGGTAGGTGAAAATAAGCGCGTACATCCTTGCTCGTTGTTCATTGGTTGAAGCGGCTGCGTGTCCACCCTCTGTATTTTCGAAATAGTAAATTTTATAGCCTATGTCGCTCATTTTTGCCACCATTTTACGTGCGTGTCCCGGATGAACACGGTCGTCGCGGGTTGAGGTAGTAAAAAATACTTCAGGGTAATTCATCCCTTTTTTTACATTTTGATAGGGAGAGTACTTGCTGATATATTCCCATTCCTCCGGAATATCTGGGTTTCCGTATTCCGCCATCCAGCTTGCTCCGGCCAGCAGTTTGTTGTATCTTTTCATATCAAGTAAAGGAACGGCACAAACAACCGCCTGATACAGATCCGGTCGTTGGGTAAAGGCAACGCCAACTAAAAGTCCGCCGTTGCTTCCGCCAAAAATACCAAGCTTTTTGGGAGATGTAATTTTTCTGGAAACCAGATCTTCAGCAACAGCATGAAAATCGTCATACACCCGCTGGCGATTAGCTTTTAATCCCGCCTGATGCCACTTGGGGCCAAATTCTCCGCCACCACGAATATTTGCCAAAACATATACTCCTCCCTTTTCAAGCCAGGCAGTGCCGGTAGTTGCTGAATAACTCGGTAACTCAGGCACTTCAAAACCTCCATACGCGTATAAAAGAGTTGGATTATTACTGTCGGGTTTCATATTCTTTGGCCCCACAACAAAATATGGAATTTTTGTTCCGTCTTTTGATGTTGTTTCAAATTGTTGGACTTTGTATTTTTCAGTAGGGAAGAACGTTGGAAGCGATTTTACTTTGTTGTAATCCCCTGTTGCTGCATCTCCGTAAAACAGAGTCGCCGGCTCAAGAAAGTTTTCAAAATAAAAGAAAAAGTTATCACTGTTTTCGTCGGAGGCAGCCAAAGAAATATTTCCAAGTTCAGGAGTGTTTATTTTGTGTTTGCGCCACGAACCGTCCCATTTATATGTATACAACTCACCTTTTACATTGTTGAGCATATTTACCAGTAACATATTTTTTGTTGAAGAAAGACCCGCTACGCTGGAACGCTCATCGGGTTCAACCAAAAGATAGAAGTCTGGTTTTCCGCGAAGTAAATCGTTGTATTTGGCGGTAATTACAGAGCCTTGTTTATAAAACTGATCATTCACTTCCCAGTCTGATTTTAAGCGTAGAATAACCATATCATTTACTATTCCTGCTAACTCAATATCATCGGGCAGCTCAAGTTTAACCAGCTTTCCTTTTTCAAGAACATAGTACTGTGCCGTGTAAAAGGTCATGTATCTCATAATGAGTTGGTAGGTTTTGTCCTGTGTTGGAATTGTATATCCCCAAACCCCCATATTATCTTTTTCACCTTCAAAAACCAGTTTTGCATCTTTTAACTCCGTTCCACGTTTCCATATTTTTACCTGGCGCGGATATCCTGATGTAGTAACTCCATCACCAAAATCAGTCGAAACCATCAGCGTATTTTTATCAATCCAGCTTGTATTTCCTTTTGCCTCGGGAACATAAAAACCGTTTTCAACAAAAGATTTGGTTTCGACATCAAATTCTTTTATAACAACGGCATCTCCACCGCCTTTTGAAAGACTTATAAGGAATTTATTATAGTCAGGATAAAGCCCCGAAGCACCTTTAAATACCCATTTTATGTTGTCTTTCCCGGAAAGATTGTCGATGTCAAGAATTATTTCCCACTCAGGGGTTTTACTTAAATAGCTTTTTATCGTGGTCCTTCTCCAGATACCTCTTTCATGTTCCTTATCCTGCCAGAAATTGTAAATGAAATTACCAAAGATTGTGGGCTCGGGAATACGATCCGTTGAATTGTATATTTCAAGATTTTTATTGTAAATCCCTTTATAACTGTTATGTTCTGTTAAAACAGCCAGCGTTTTTTTATTCCATTCTTCCACCCAGTTGAGTGCCTTTTCATTTTCAACGTCTTCGAGCCACAGGTAGGAATCGTTTTGTGCAAAACTTAGTTGTGTCATAATAACAAATAAAATTAAGCTGTACTTTTTCATTATCACAGAGTTTAAATAAAATGTAACATTTGGTATTATATATAGTTGAATGAAAAGTTATTTTGTTACAATGAACAAAAGATTTTATTACTTAGCCCGGATTTGTAATTAGTATATTGGTTTGGAAATCCATGAGCCAGAAGCATTTTTTACCCACATGGTTTTTGTGTGAATTTATTTATTGGCTGATTGCCAGAAAAATATATGTTTACAGGATAAAATATGGATAATTATTTATTGCGTTATTTTTGTATGGGAACATTATTCCGTATATTCAACATATTTGTGAGCTAAAAATAGAATTTGCTGAAATGTGGATATTTTTTTGTTTTTTTGAAAAAAATGGTAATGTGAAGATTCTTGACGGGTTGAATTTGAAAAAAATTATATGGCAACATTGATCTTCTTTTTTGCCGTTTCCATAGTTGTTTCATTTTTATGTTCAATTTGGGAGGCAGTTTTATTAAGCGTAACACCTTCGTACGTTAGCCGCATGGAAAATGAAAAACCAGCGGTTGGAAAATTATTAAATCAATTTAAGGTTGACATTGATAAACCACTTTCTGCTATTCTTACTTTAAATACCATAGCGCATACCGTGGGGGCTATTGGAGTAGGGGTGCAGGCAGGAAAAGTATTTGGTACGCATCATCTCAACTTATATTTTTTCGAAATTACTTATGAATCGCTTATTGCGGGAGCAATGACGTTGGCGATCCTGGTGCTTTCAGAGATCATCCCAAAAACATTGGGCGCAAGTTACTGGAAGTTAATCACTCCTTTTACGGTTCGCTCTTTAAGAGTTTTACTGTTTATTTTGGCACCGTTTGTTTGGATGAGTAAATGGATAACGCGCCTTGTCAAAACAGAAAAAGGGCGCAGCGTTTTTAGCCGCGCTGATTTTGCTGCTATGGCTGATGCCGGTCTGAAAAGTGGCGCGTTGGATAAGGATGAAAAGTCGATCATTCAGAATTTATTACGGCTGGAGAATTTGAAAGTAAAGGATATAATGACTCCGCGTTCTGTAGTATTGATTTTGGATGAAGATATGACGCTTACCGAAATATATAGCGAAATTCGCCCTTTGCAATTTTCACGCATTCCGGTTTACAAAGATCAGCCAGATAATATTACAGGCTTAATTCTAAAAGATAAAATCCTTGAAAGTCTGGCTGAAGATCAACATTCGAAGAAAGCTTCAGAAATTAAGCGGGATATTTTATTTGTAGAAGACGAATTTTCAGTGTCGAAACTTATGGATACACTCATTTTGAGACGTCAGCACCTGGCGATGGTAGCCGATAAATATGGATCTGTAGTTGGTTTGGTTACGATGGAAGATCTGTTTGAAACACTGCTTGGAATGGAAATCGTTGATGAATCAGACAAAGTTGAAGACCTCCAAAAGTACGCCCGGGAGAACTGGCAGAAACGGGCAGAAAAGAATCGCTTCGAAGACAATAACTAGATTTCTTTTTGCCGGTTTATGTAAACCGAAAATCTTTTTGTTTGTTGGTATTTACGATTTAACAGATAATTCAGGATTTTAAATTGTAACATTAAAAAGGTAATCTCTAAAATCATTAAACCGATGAAAAAGTTTTTGATACTCTTTGTTTTACTGCCAGCTGCGATATTTGCTCAAAATGATACCGATACGACAAAATTGTGGAAAACCGGAGGCGTTTTTACCTTTAATTTCTCACAGGTTTCTTTAACCAATTGGGTTGCGGGAGGAAAGAGTTCGGCTTCGGGGATTTTTATGGTAAATACATTTGCCAATTACAAAAAAGATAAATTGAGTTGGGATAATTCTATTGATTTAAGTTATGGTTTTTTGAAAGAAAAAGATAATGAAGTTGTAAAGTCCGATGATAAAATTGATTTTTCGTCAAAGTTAGGTTTTACAGCATCCAAACGATGGAATTACTCGGGCTTGCTAAATTTTAAATCCCAGTTTGCTCCCGGCTATAATTACCCCAATACTGACGATGCCATTTCCCGGTTTATGGCACCCGGATACCTGAATCTTGCTTTGGGTATGGATTATAAAACCGAGAATATGTCGGTTTTGTTATCGCCGGCAACCGGGAAGTTTACTTTTGTTACCGATGATGTACTTGCCGATGCAGGCGCTTTTGGCGTTGACCCCGGAAAAAAGTCACGCAGTGAACTCGGCGCCTTTGTAAAATTTGAAGGAAAAACGCCGCTGGTAAAAAATGTGGATTTACAAACCAAGCTTGATCTGTTTTCAAATTACCTGAATAATCCGCAAAATATTGATGTGGACTGGAAGGTGATGGTGAACATGAAAATCAATGAATATCTTTCAGCCAATCTGGTTTCGCATATTATTTACGATGACGATGTTGATATCTCGATTGATAATGACGGAGATGGAACAATTGATGAAACCGGGCCTCGTATCCAGTTTATGGAAATGTTCGGGCTTGGATTATCCTATAAGTTTTAGAAATTTAGAACCTTCAATTTCCCATCAGAGCTCTTTTATAAAGATATCTTTGAATTTCATAAAAAGCTCGTCGCCGGTGTGCAATTGCAGGCAAATGTTGCCTTTTTTTCCTACTTCCCGATTTTTATGAAATTCGTCGTTTAGAATCTCTGCTGAATCAAAATTAGTAATTAATACTCCGTTGAGCCAGGCTTTTACTGAATTTCCGTTGGCAACGATTCGCAAATTATTCCAGGTTTCTTTTTGGTCAGAATATTTCATCGGGGCCTCTTTCTTTCTCATTTCTTCATTCACCCACTCTCCTTTTGGAATATCCGGATATATCCACCGTTGAACTCCACGGGTTTCGTCCCACATAAATCCTGTTCGCCATGGTAACGGAGGGTGAATATCAATTTGTGGGCCATCCAGCCAGAAATCTTTTTCATCGTATCTGCTGCGTATTTGAATACCACTGTTTCCCGAACTCGATTGATAAGCTGCAAATTTTAGTTTCAGTTCAAAATTTTCATATTCTTTTTTTGTCATCAGCCATACATAGTCATGATTTTTATTTCCCGTCGAATTGACAACAATTACATTGTTCTCTACTTTCCAGAAATTTTGTTTTATATCTTCCGGTTTTGCTTTTACTTCCCAAAGATTAAGGTTGTTTCCGTTGAAAAGCGGAACAAATCCATTTGTCGTTTGCGCTATTGTTTGGATGGCAAATAAAAATATTATTCCAATCGTAAGTATAATCTTTTTCATTTCGGCGGTAAGGTTATTCAAGGATAAAAATAATAAAAAAACTCCCGCAAAATGCGAGAGTTACGATTTAATGGAATAGCTTCGATTTCAATAAAAAAACTATTCGACCATTTTTTCAATATCTTCTTCTGAGTCGGGAACAACAAGGTCGTCCGATTCATTTCTTACTTTTTCAAAATCGAGTGCTTTTCGTGCAGATTTTACAACAATTCCAATCACAAATTTCAAAACAAAATGTTCCGCAGGTTCCGGCAAATATGGGATGTCAATTTTGTCATTGGCTAACCGGGTCAACCTTCTTACCAATCGTTTTGCTTCACCGTCGTCAATTCCTTTATCGGCGCTTCGAATCAGATCATAAAATTCATTTGGCAAGTGGTCGTATAAAAATGTATCAATCTTTAAAATGATTTTGATAAAGATTTTTTCTTCTCCGGTCTCACTAATTAAAGGAACATTAATTTTTTTATTTAACCGTTGAGCGAGATCTTTAATCTCTTCTTCAGTCATTTTATTCCTTTTTATAGGTTCGGCATAAAAGTCGTTTAATAACGTTTTAAATTCGTCTGTTGTTAATGTAGCTAGTGCTGTCGGCATGATAAAGCTTTTTAGGTTAATAAATTGATTAATCAGTTATATATATGGTTTCAGGCCTGGAACAACGATTCAAGTAAATCTCTGGTTTCGGTATTATAAACTCCATCGATAGAAAGATTGGGTTTACGGGTTTGTAACTCTTTTATCCCCGATTCAGTTTTTGAGCCAAAAGCACCGTCTGAAGTACCCACATCTATCTTTAACAATTTTAATGCATCCTGAAGCGCTACAACTGCGACTCCCCGACTGCCTTTTGTTAGAGTCGGGGCAGGAATATCCAGTCTTTTTACCGGAGCAAGACGTTGATAAGAGAGCACTGTGTTAAGCCGGTAAGCGGATACCGAAACCCTGTTTCCCTGGTTTCCCCCAAGACAGTACACTCTTTTTTTGTCGGCCGAAATACCAAGGAAAATACCTACATGGCCTTTCCACGATTGCGGACTTTCGCGCCAAAAGACAACGATATCGCCCGGTTCAGGAGCAGTTACTTTTTCGCCGATATTTAACCACGAACGTGCATTTGCTTTTCCCGAGTATTGTAACCCGGCTTTCCATGCAACCCAATTTACAAAGGTGCTGCACCATGGAATTTCATCGTTAGTGATT
This genomic interval carries:
- a CDS encoding carbohydrate-binding domain-containing protein, whose protein sequence is MRVKTETFKNMKKWFFYAWAVVTVLFASCEGLTPGTGTEEEEQQDVVNEETIEEAVTNNAGDHDDTADYTWDSNSVTQISLNGSSATESSDDVTIESGNIVIGAAGNYSFSGTLSNGQIIVNTEDEEIVRLILDGVDISCSNSAPIYIKSAEKVLIALNENTTNKLTDGSSYNYDDEEDEEPNAAIFSKSDLTIFGEGTLVVDANFNDGITSKDGLIIASGNISVTAVDDGIRGKDYIIIKNGNFTVESDGDGLKSDNDSDDSKGYIEIYDGTFDISAKGDAVSAETDLMIEYAEIELTTSGSTSSYYESTSSKGLKAGVNIIIDDGIFSLNCADDAIHSNQTITINSGTYEISSGDDGIHSDYDLVINDGDINITKSYEGIESGQGDMEINKGTIHIKSSDDGINLSAGGDAMGGGGPWGGGSTSSGNYYIYINGAYIYINASGDGLDSNGNIKMTDGTVLVDGPTNSGNGALDCNGSFTITGGLLIAAGSSGMAEAPASSSDQYSVLVKFNSTKSGGTIFHVESEKGEEILTYKPSKNYQSVAFSSPDLTKGESYSIYTGGSSTGDETDGLFSGGTYTPGSVYVSFDITSMTYTIQ
- a CDS encoding thioredoxin domain-containing protein; translated protein: MEKKYTNALIHSSSPYLLQHAHNPVNWQPWSDKITEQAQKEDKLILVSIGYAACHWCHVMEHESFEDERVAEVMNDNFICVKVDREERPDVDHYYMTAVQLMQRQGGWPLNVIALPDGRPVWGGTYFPRETWMSDILAVAGFYRKNREQTIEYAENLQKGIEQVSVIEEKENILPGNSKMIESVVGEWSKRFDLEHGGRTGAPKFPMPVTLEFLLHFGCVKNDKSVLDYLKLTLEKMARGGIYDQAGGGFARYSVDEFWKVPHFEKMLYDNGQLLSIYSKGYQLFKNDEFKLVVKETIDFIERELTDESGAFYSSLDADSEGEEGKFYVWNAKELEKIIGDDFKLFSKYFNVNTKGFWEQGNNILLRDGSDPEFVFKNGISESGLQQKKKVWKDKLMNARRKRARPGLDDKTLSSWNALVIQGLLDAYKAFSERRYLELALKNATFLQNNILTQDGKLFHVWKKGQKSVAGFLEDYALLIQAFLTLFEVTSDEKWLKLSQMLVEITFQHFFDEKNEMFFFSEKDADSTITNHFQTEDNVIPAANSIMANNLYKLYLFLGKPEYLNIVKKMVQTVVSNFRNYPMAYANWGTLMLRIYEPHFELVVCGPNSEALLKEIQKDFNPNMIGLFSAKESEVAIFSKRFKNGEDLIYVCKAGVCELPVKSVVEAKKLLETHK
- a CDS encoding NAD(P)/FAD-dependent oxidoreductase; protein product: MKKVEFLVVGQGLAGTMLAFEMLKKSLSFHIVSSPEKRKASLVAAGMVNPLVFKRLTKSWLADKLVPVMKERYQNLENVLGERLFFEKDILKPLSAQEKQLWQERKFLPEFSSFIREITNEAPVENISDAAGFGIVTHSGYLNLVKFLKLSEDYFRSESLLTEIDFLFQKFEPQCSNFEVGGIVAEKIVFCEGAHLRQNPFFDFVKLKPVKGEVLQIFAPELSEKYILNKGVFVLPVGHHRFKVGSTYEWQDLTEKPTKEGKKSIAERLDNLVSVNYSIENHWAGIRPAIADRRPVLGEHPNYSKLFIFNGLGTKGVMLAPFFAKEMVRYLCSENYQLSEEVQVTRFV
- a CDS encoding SAM-dependent chlorinase/fluorinase, with the protein product MKKILFFTLSLLFTLSCSDDLTKDELVDSPSVVLISDNIESSDIIINVMGSIRQIYKNAYIDYIKTKSFDLYEATYHLEVAAKSYPDNTYFVVIVEPGAGSGRMVCKDNSGRRYLIPDNGVASRLMLNGELSEFYSVTNSDVLEGGNYQNMSIEDFYSSATVALLEDKPLSNFGEILNSPETIQISQPNKNGTTITGQILYIDNFGNCHSNISNDLMSEFDLGDLLKIEINGEKTFFAKLGTTYSSVGNSQNVGFIDASLKLRLAVNVGDLSLRYAINAGDKIKITKSSARVGILYYNKSSVATSITGGMKEKLSELGLSETNFIQFIERDADNDASRLFDLIQEILDADVDIFLSVSTPASQAAVNNVPEEIPLIFTYVTDPESSGILDTRGNLTGLSDATNFNDYLSFVKRIMPNLKNAGRLYNPYESNSAFAQSQLVSLMRFYNLNFTSVGIPSINAVYEGYWSLANNSNIEAILVAADNTVSDGMTELTGLAIKDKIPVIGDSFQHCEDGALASISIDYEKLASSTGEQIAAVLLGANPDEEEIKYFSTDVIALNTKTATDIGFTIPSEILSEAKYTYSTND